A window of the Candidatus Abawacabacteria bacterium genome harbors these coding sequences:
- a CDS encoding toxin-antitoxin system HicB family antitoxin: MSTISLRLPDSLHNTIRKLAEKDSTSINQFITIALAEKISALMTEDYLKSRAKRGSRDKFDKALSKVSDSSPLDFDSF, from the coding sequence ATGAGTACAATTAGTTTAAGACTTCCTGATTCTTTACATAACACCATTCGTAAATTGGCTGAGAAAGATAGTACTTCTATCAATCAGTTTATTACTATTGCTTTGGCTGAAAAGATTTCTGCTTTGATGACTGAAGATTATCTTAAGTCTCGGGCTAAACGCGGCAGTAGGGATAAATTTGATAAAGCTTTATCTAAGGTTTCTGATTCTTCTCCTCTTGACTTTGATTCTTTTTAA
- a CDS encoding DUF2716 domain-containing protein translates to MRAWKSLDKEIGGLSHKDVWESFNEMFEFNPSIYSEDWPSIIEPKPSITYDISTAYYNGNENYLVLEKDLSVKTLVAFRECLFREDKLYVLNWEHPSYLFYPYGSFDFTNSEEWLIPVFPNGDYYIFLAEDFSFGLFGHPWEQSICVFGTKLISAFEKYKPLLFTSILRSNL, encoded by the coding sequence ATGAGAGCTTGGAAAAGTTTAGATAAAGAAATAGGAGGGTTGAGTCATAAAGATGTGTGGGAGAGTTTTAATGAGATGTTTGAATTTAACCCAAGCATTTATTCAGAAGATTGGCCATCAATAATAGAACCGAAACCATCAATAACTTACGACATATCAACTGCATACTACAATGGGAATGAAAATTATTTAGTACTAGAGAAAGATTTAAGCGTAAAAACTCTAGTAGCATTTAGAGAGTGTTTGTTTAGAGAAGATAAGTTATATGTGTTAAATTGGGAACATCCAAGTTATTTGTTTTATCCTTATGGTTCTTTTGATTTTACTAACTCAGAAGAGTGGTTGATTCCTGTTTTTCCTAATGGAGATTATTATATATTTTTGGCTGAAGATTTTAGTTTTGGTTTGTTTGGTCATCCTTGGGAACAATCTATTTGTGTTTTTGGGACGAAACTTATTTCTGCTTTTGAAAAATATAAACCTTTAT